The DNA segment AAGGCTtgcttaattatttattaattagtctattttttttttttagtagttTACCATTAATCTGATTTATAATTCATTTCTAAATGTGTATGTTTGatttaaaagtttttaatttAGATTTTATGGTTTGTAAAAAAGAATTATGATTAAGAGTAAAGTTTAGCTTTGTGATTTAAGATTTGAAGGTTATATTTAGAGTATTGAATATATAGTTTATGTTTAAAGTTAGGATTTAGGATATAGAGTTTGATTAAATATTAAAGATTAAAGATTTTTGTTTAAGATTAAGAAAACTATAATTTTGAGTTTAACATTAAGATTTGaagttataatataaaaatattagtctTAAGAGTTGtctttagagtttagggtttaaaaccatgtttagggtttaaaactatgtttagagtttagaggTTTAAATAGTTTTTCTTAGCATTAGAAAAATGCTattatatgcatttgataacaTTACTGAAACAGCTTAAATAATGTATTTGGCAATTAAGTCTAATTTTTTAGTAAGTGTTGACGAAATCAGTAATTTTGTTTTTCCGCTCacttaaatttcaaaatatattagttaaatGTTATTTTAGGTTTGACTCTGTAGTAACGTTTATTTAACGCTATTATATAGTACGAAAATTTCTAAGTTATCTGTGATAGTAGTTCGGTAAAACGTGCTATAATAATCTGCTATTAATGTAGACTTTTTTTGTAGCTACATATGAAGGAGGAAAAGGGATGGTCCTGGCCACCAGTTTCTAAGTTGCAAATGCATCGGTTAGGAGAAGAACCACTCTGTTTAGTCTCTATTCAGAATAGCCTGTCAGGTATCTCCGGAGACGACAAAACCCCCACTGATTTGAACTGTtgtaatataaatatgtaaagttatgtaaaccaaaccaaaccaaaccaaactaaaaagTGAGATTTAACTTGAATCTTTTTTGTGTTTACCTTCTCTTGCTTATACTTCATGCGTATAGAAACTAAGGTGCACCCTTTGGTGTTAAGCTGTAGATCTTGCAAGGCGTGAACTGATGCTTTGAGGTCTGAGGCTTTCAACGTTGTGTAATGCTCAAGAGTTGGATTCTAAACCCAATAAAATGAAAGAATAAAAGCTGTGTGAGATTCAATATTCAAGATTCAAGATTTGTCTTAACAAAAACCAAAGAGAGAACAGACCCAAGGGTGGCTTGATTGGTTCAGTGTCCACTTAGCAAGGAAAACAGCTGAAGCAGCGATAACCGAAGGAAGGAACTTCAAGAACTCATAGTCTATTAACGTCAGTTCCATGAGATAGTTCGCCAGAAACTCTATCTCGACACTTGGTTTCTGCATATCAGAAGCATGAGCTGCCCGGAGAAATCTCCTGCAAAAAAGAATGGAAACTTAGAATCACCAAAAAAACTAGAACATCTGAAGTGTTTTCACATTTACCTGAGGAATGTTTTTGAAGTGGGTGTGTAAATCTGAAAGCTAAAATGCATCAGTACTTGTCTCTCCATCTCCAAGACCTGATCTTTTATGAAAGTGTTATCAGTGATGAAGCAGAACTCCTCAATGCGTGGCACAAATTTCTCCTCGTATTTTCTTTACAACATTTCAAGAACACACCAAACTCATTTTTAGATGTTGCCTTCCTTACCAGCATTGTGTGATTTTTAGGGGGGAAGAGATTATAAACTTACGAAGCAATGAACATACAAGTGACACCGAGCAATTGAAGCCTCTGTCTTTCAATGTAGTTTCCATGGAGAAACCAATCTATGAGATATACTGTGAGATAGAGTGTGTCAGGTACAAGTTTGTATTCCTCTGAGACCTGAAATTTGTTTTGTAACAAGACTTTAAATCTTagcaacaaatattaaaaaaagaggATGTAAAAGACTAACCTCGACAAGCCAATCAACTAGTATTCCTCTCATTGTATGAGTCAGATCTCTTTGTATCCTTTCCATATAATCAGGAAATGGTCTGCGTTGAAGCTGCTAGGCGTAGACAAGTATTTAGGAATCAGATGCCTCAAATGCAgcattataagatattttattaCCTCGGCAACACGCAGATTGTAGTAGATTTCAGGTGCATAAAGGCTACAAAGTAGAGGATCTTTGTTATCTGAATCAATGTCAATGACTTGCAGATTACTTGCCACAGTGGATACAGAAGAAGATGCCACCTTCTCTATCTGCTTGATGTTCTCCAACTACATGGACAGAGTTATTAGCAGAAGCATACTATTGTCATCATTATTTGATATAAACTAGGAGTTTAAGAAGCAAGCAGTATTGTGTGTGCTTAACAACATGAACCTTAGCTGAAATCTCCTTTGTGATATCTTTAAGAACAGCTCGCTTCTTAGGTGCATTGGCTTTCTTCTCGTCCAAGGATGCTCTCTTTGTGTTTGCTCTAACGACATGTCCTAGACTCTGTGTTGCAACATCCACTTCTGAAGCAGTATGGGCATGGAGCGGTATGACGTTGCCAGAAACAGCATTCTCTTTGTTCATGATTGAAACGCTTTGAGATGATTCAGTTTCCAACCCCTTCTCAGTACCACGTCATCGTCAATGAGATCTGTGGAATTCAAAGTCAATGGTTAAAAAAAGCTTATAGTTTAAGACAGAACTTAGAGATCAGTGTCCAGCTATACCACAGGCAACCTAGTATCTATGCAGATGAAAAGAGATTTATATTCAGCTTATACACAGAGGTGCCTATATAGAGATTTAAACATGGACAGAGTTTGTTTATAGAAAGAACCAATGTTTTTATTTAAGTACTTCCAATTAAACTCGTTGATTAATTTGATGATTCCATGAAATAAGGGACAAAGAATGATCTAACAAAAAGGCTTACAGTTTAAGACAGAACTTGGAGATCAATGTCCAACTAAAGCACATACGAAAAGAGATTTATATGCTTAAACATGGACAGTCTGACAATGTTTCTATTTATGTATTTCCAACTAAACTCGTTGACTAATTTGATGATTCCATGAAATAAGGGAAAACAAATGATCTAACAAAGGTATAGTTTCATTTATGGTAAAAACAAATATTCCATAAGTTTTTCCAATTTTCAAATTTAGAATACATTTAATTTCTTACCTTttctaaaatgaaaatatattaattaccTAGTCAAATAATTCAatcaataattaaaattttgaaaaacacaAATGGTtataaacattaaaattaataaattttacattataaACTAAAATCATCATCTaactgaaacaaaataaaacttatAATACATTATTGAATAAAAACAGtggaaatatatattagtttataagaAATCGTTTCAGAGAAACTGTAGTCCCAGGAAAAAAGAAGTTAATACgattattcttttaaaaaagttatatcTAATTATGAGACACTATGATAATTATGAGACACTATGTTCAAAGTCTTAAGTTGAAATTTTTATGATCTTGTCTAACTTTTTtgtataacaagatacaaatgaatcatttgtatcttattATGAAAAAAAGTTAACCATTGATCATGAAAAATTTCAacgtgagacttttaacagttttaataattcatagtcgtttaaaaaaaataaaatagatcaTCTAAGAGAAAatctaatatttattatatagttattgtgattgtttaatttcttaataatataaaattttaaaaaatgatggagTATAcgaaaattgttatcaaatatttattatttaaattcattaattaCCATAtgtatgttaatcatattagatagttccattgattttatttaaggaaagaatgagGATATTTATTGTATACTACTAATAAATTTgattgttagtttaataaaaaatataatctatGTTTATATGGacaaaccaaaattttaaaaaaaaattctaaaattcaTTGTAGTAATGACATGTTGCTACCTAAAATGTTGTATTGCTTCTCAATTAAATATAAGAGATATATATGTCCATGCAAAACTTAGACATTTTATTAACTTAGATTTATACAAAATTGATTTGTGTTctttactaaatattttatatggatCATAATGGAATTTGTTTCGAATTATTTTTCAAGTATTTGTAAATGTCATACCTAGTACTCATATCTAATACTCAAGTATTGTATATACAGATTTATTTTCTAACTAGTCATTTACAATCCATTATATATAAGTTGAGAAGCATTTTAACATTTAAGCTATATCATGTATCAACACTAGATTGATTCTTAAAATTGTAAGAGAAAAATGTTGCTCCACCTAAACTTATACTATATTTCTCATTAATTAACCATAAAGTTAATCATTAATGTATACAAAAACATTGTTCattcttttcttaaataagaaCTACGGGTATTACCTAATGtgaataacatatatatggtaattaatgatttgaataataaaattttgataacaatttttgtatcatgtataatttttgtttaattttatattagtagaataaaataaataatacattaaCCATAGAATAAACATTTAGATTTTCCATAtaagttatattttgaattgcttttaaatgactataaattatcaaaattgtTAAAATTTTCACACTGAAAAATTGTGATCAGTAGTTTAAAAGTTTTGTTGTAACAAgattaaaatgattataaaaccatatgagtaggaAGACTCAATTGATAGATATtcatagtaatatatatatatatatatatatatttaatattcgtttaacttaaactatataccatataaaatatataaatattttaatttcaaaattttcattgaaaaaatatttacaacttaatattttaattttgaaatttgcattgaatttttaaaatgattataaaattattacaaCTATTAAAAGgcccacattgaaaattttattatcaacagttaaaattattgttataaaaatatacaaataatcataaaaccatATGAATACGAAGCCTTATTTACTAGATAtccatattaaaatatattatatatatgtcgatatcatttaaattatataccatataaatatgtaaaaattattgtttttatttatttaccacAAAATGATTGCAAGTAAAGAAGAGtgattgttttatttatgtgtttgtgCGTATTTAATTATACACGTAATAACTAATAGcttttcaattatttaataataatttattattatataatatgtaaaagaaCTTAAAATAAGTAGTAATACGCAAAACTAATTTGTATACACAATGCTCATCCCGCATAAGACGCAGATTTTAAAACTAGTATCGATATaattatttgcgaagtgatttttcGCATTCGgtctctcacgttaaaagttagagagTCTAAATTTTatgttacccttaatgaataattataaaatttcttatttaattgaataaatataaataaagaaaaattagttgaaaagaTAAATTGAAAACTGTTTGAAAGAAAAAACGGAAAAGATAATtcaatgtatttattttatgtttatctaCATGTTTCTTTTTATGCTTGAATTTTTATAACTAGTATTATATACAAgaataattagatttatcattatactaaaatatttaaaataggttagaatattagatatattattatactataatattaaaaatatgtttagaagagtggtaataaattttatttaattttcttacatTAGAGTAATTCTAAATAAAGATGCATTtcctccaatgtatttctctaggTTTGCctctaaaaagaaatattttcaaaatattcgtTTTCTATTTCACAAAAAAGTaccttatatttataaaacttggAAATTAAACCTATTCACGTTTAATTTTTACAAGGATTTCATagagttataatttttttaactatatttttttgaaagactATTATGTAAAAAtgtgattattttttttaatataaaaactgtattataaaatatttgttttagttataattattaaagttttaaaataaaataaaaaatttgaaaataaaaaattatgactCTATAATGAAAGAATACTATTGACTCTATATTTAAAGGACAACCTAGTAATCTCTAtttttgaagaagaaaaagattacCTAGAGAATATTTTTCTCTATTATAAGTTTATGACATTTACAGATGAACATAACAAAGGGTTGGAGAATCAGCCTATCCTACGAATGTGTTAGGAATCATCGTGTCTCTATTAAAAGTTTTTCTTAACAATATGTTTGTTGTAATTTATGTTTCATGTAATATATGTGTTACATTGATTTGAAATCAATAAAGTTagatgttattaaaaaaaacaaagggttggagatgctttTATCTCATACACtacatattttaaatgttttggtTGTCAAATCGTCTTTCTTTTCAAATCtttatttagttattataaAAGGTATTTTACATTATAACTATACATATATCAATAGCTTTATTTACTTTGATTAATGTAATATGTAAAGTTGAGttctatttaatattttgtgtttttgattTATGTTGGGATTTTGTAGGTTTTGATAACtccaaaaattttgatttagtaacatcattatatattagtgagaacatattatttattagataatttattGTAAATCAATATAATACAAACTGGCTAAAATAACAACGCATTTTGAAaagataaacaaaataatattattatcctatactaatatatttttttttcaatcaataaaagttaaaaatcaaagaagagaaaaattcataaaagaaatagtataaatttgatgtttgatttaaagtTATTgacttataaattaataatacacTAGGTTTggtgaaaattttatataatcacATTTTCTCTTTATCTAAAGTAGGCCAGAGCATAAAACATGTAACCTGAAGTTCGAACCAAACCCAAACAAAAAACCTGATTCGTACTCTGAAATATAAGAAATACCAAAAAGAATATTGTACAGTGGTTCAAAACATATTCGAACCCGGAGTGTTATTAGACAAACTCAAACATATAACTCGGAAAACCAAAATATCCGAATAAAATCCAGAAAACCGTTTCGAATATTCAAattaatcacaaatataaatatttgaagcATAAATATGTACTTCATATACTCCATTTTATATTACTTTGAAATGATATCTAAgaataagtatttaaattttaaataattactttaaatatctaattctctattaataagtatttatttttaatgcttttcttttaaattttaaatttaacttCAGATATATCAAAACCGAACTAATATAACCTGAATCCATACGATGGATGATTACTTTATGAGTTTTAGGATGTCATAAAAATTAGAATCAAAAACAATGTGTTATATCCGAACTCGATCCGTACTTACAAATTTACCAGAATTAGACATAGGATGTAAATTTGaaccaaaa comes from the Brassica rapa cultivar Chiifu-401-42 chromosome A01, CAAS_Brap_v3.01, whole genome shotgun sequence genome and includes:
- the LOC103831434 gene encoding cyclin-A2-4-like, which translates into the protein MNKENAVSGNVIPLHAHTASEVDVATQSLGHVVRANTKRASLDEKKANAPKKRAVLKDITKEISAKLENIKQIEKVASSSVSTVASNLQVIDIDSDNKDPLLCSLYAPEIYYNLRVAELQRRPFPDYMERIQRDLTHTMRGILVDWLVEVSEEYKLVPDTLYLTVYLIDWFLHGNYIERQRLQLLGVTCMFIASKYEEKFVPRIEEFCFITDNTFIKDQVLEMERQVLMHFSFQIYTPTSKTFLR